A region from the Candidatus Zixiibacteriota bacterium genome encodes:
- a CDS encoding beta-L-arabinofuranosidase domain-containing protein encodes MYKTGNEDIQKNGGIGRFGLYLLMIKDRLGLSKSQPTEHTTHLAEAISWLTRAQDATPDDGFARAYNLILGWEPSYPETTGYIIPTLIDYYHQSKNEAILKIAIKAADWLLGQQFPEGGIPGGTVATMPKKPTIFNTGQVIFGWVNTYNETGDEKYKDAVDRACKWLFEAQDENGAWTKHGSVVATYGLNTYNVRTAWAMIRGGEITGNDDFINAALKNIDWALTQRNSNGWFENNCLTDNNKPLTHTIAYAIRGILECGLAASRTDYVDAAIDSARKVLGRLREDGYLAGRFDNKWNAAAGYSCLPGTCQMSIIWSKLSSLGKDKEFLEGAGKALDYVCSIQNVTTGNLNTRGGIKGSYPIDGQYGRFEFPNWAAKFFADAVMEFQKASDKQL; translated from the coding sequence ATGTATAAAACAGGAAACGAAGACATCCAAAAAAACGGCGGTATAGGACGATTCGGTCTCTATCTTTTAATGATTAAAGACCGACTTGGCCTGTCTAAATCTCAACCGACAGAACACACAACTCATCTGGCCGAAGCGATTAGCTGGCTCACCCGGGCGCAGGATGCGACGCCGGATGACGGTTTCGCTCGGGCATACAATTTGATTCTGGGGTGGGAACCTTCATATCCCGAGACGACCGGCTATATTATCCCAACGCTGATTGATTATTATCATCAGTCCAAAAATGAGGCAATTCTGAAGATAGCAATAAAAGCCGCCGACTGGCTTTTGGGACAGCAATTCCCCGAAGGGGGGATTCCCGGAGGCACGGTAGCGACGATGCCCAAAAAACCGACCATTTTTAACACCGGCCAGGTAATATTTGGATGGGTTAATACCTACAATGAGACAGGCGATGAAAAGTATAAGGACGCTGTCGATCGCGCCTGTAAATGGTTATTTGAAGCCCAGGACGAAAACGGAGCTTGGACTAAACACGGTTCGGTTGTGGCAACGTATGGTTTGAACACTTATAATGTCCGCACTGCCTGGGCTATGATCCGAGGGGGCGAAATCACCGGGAACGATGATTTTATAAACGCCGCGCTAAAAAATATTGACTGGGCCCTGACGCAGAGAAACTCGAATGGATGGTTTGAAAATAATTGCCTGACCGATAATAATAAGCCGTTGACGCATACCATCGCCTACGCAATTCGAGGTATTCTCGAATGCGGATTGGCGGCCTCACGAACTGATTATGTCGACGCCGCCATTGATTCCGCCCGGAAAGTATTGGGCAGATTACGAGAAGACGGGTATCTGGCCGGACGATTCGATAATAAATGGAACGCTGCCGCCGGTTACAGTTGTTTACCCGGAACCTGCCAGATGTCTATTATCTGGAGTAAACTATCATCATTGGGTAAGGACAAAGAATTTCTTGAAGGCGCCGGAAAGGCGCTTGATTATGTCTGTTCGATCCAAAATGTAACAACGGGAAATTTAAATACGCGTGGTGGAATAAAAGGATCTTACCCTATCGATGGACAATACGGGAGGTTCGAATTTCCAAACTGGGCAGCTAAGTTTTTCGCCGACGCTGTCATGGAATTTCAAAAGGCATCAGATAAACAGTTGTAG
- a CDS encoding acyltransferase, translated as MENYYIMSEYRKQRPKRLERWDWFFKILSKFTRDWVFGWKMRSRLYRFMGVNVAMGDEPAYICRETWIEDNFPELVTIDEGVGIGWRCTIFVHNTQREPHIVAPVHIKKKVLLGHCVTVMPGVTIGEYSQIGCGALVTKSIPPYSVAAGVPAKVIRQLTQEEIDMRNREKAIKSSR; from the coding sequence ATGGAAAATTATTACATTATGAGCGAATACCGAAAACAACGGCCCAAAAGATTGGAGCGTTGGGATTGGTTTTTCAAAATCCTTAGCAAATTTACCCGCGATTGGGTCTTCGGCTGGAAAATGAGAAGCCGTTTATATCGTTTTATGGGCGTAAATGTCGCTATGGGCGATGAACCGGCTTATATCTGCCGTGAGACATGGATAGAAGATAATTTCCCCGAACTTGTTACTATTGATGAGGGCGTCGGGATTGGCTGGCGATGTACGATCTTTGTCCATAATACTCAACGAGAACCGCATATTGTCGCCCCGGTGCATATTAAAAAGAAAGTCCTCCTGGGACACTGTGTAACGGTTATGCCGGGCGTAACTATCGGCGAATATAGCCAGATAGGTTGTGGCGCACTGGTTACGAAGAGCATCCCGCCGTACAGTGTTGCTGCCGGAGTGCCCGCCAAAGTGATTCGCCAGCTTACTCAGGAAGAGATCGATATGCGTAATAGGGAAAAGGCGATCAAATCATCACGGTGA
- a CDS encoding O-antigen ligase family protein: MTSSKDTFSRMPDRQLQAAPKLTWLYLLIITASLAGGVGLVIGDQTVVFAIILSVLGMAMIILYPFCGLIIFVILNFIRPTDIMPALAVIPLAKIIGGATLIALIFSRIRSRDFELGGRQAVLLIAFAATLFISVPLSFWPTKSLDVSLDFLKIILFYLLFVNIVRDLKKLRTITLIAIACIVVLCLSTIYSFISGDIRAGSLIGQGMFGDANDVALILVTAIPLTIFYKLKNTPVPYYKIIQWGVIVLLILGVVMTKSRGGLLGLLAVVFFMAMKGKNKAIGLVVFLVVIALILMLLPSEFTDRYSTIGTYNQDASAMGRIYAWQAGINMMIARPVTGVGVGCFETAFGLAFRPAGFGAAKWQAPHNTLIQVGGETGLIGLAIFMYLYLYCLMLMRRLQPAGTDEQKKKITLIKDAIFTGLIGFGVSAFFLTQAFNYMLYFLIASTASLTAINSQLMKTTDNNKIENTHASELKRLN, from the coding sequence ATGACAAGTTCCAAAGATACATTTAGCCGTATGCCGGATCGGCAATTGCAGGCAGCACCGAAGCTGACCTGGCTCTATCTTCTTATAATTACCGCTTCTTTAGCTGGAGGAGTAGGATTAGTTATTGGTGATCAAACGGTGGTTTTCGCGATCATTCTGTCGGTATTGGGGATGGCAATGATCATTCTATATCCATTCTGTGGTTTAATCATTTTTGTTATATTGAATTTTATCAGGCCAACCGATATTATGCCTGCCCTGGCGGTTATTCCACTGGCCAAGATAATTGGCGGAGCGACGTTAATTGCGCTGATCTTTAGCCGCATAAGATCCAGAGATTTTGAATTAGGTGGCCGTCAGGCAGTATTACTGATTGCCTTTGCTGCGACTCTTTTTATTTCAGTGCCTCTTTCTTTTTGGCCGACCAAATCGTTGGACGTGTCGCTGGATTTCCTAAAAATCATCCTCTTCTACCTTCTCTTTGTTAATATTGTCCGGGATCTTAAGAAACTGCGTACAATCACATTGATCGCGATTGCCTGCATTGTCGTATTATGCCTTTCGACTATTTATTCTTTTATTTCAGGGGATATTAGAGCCGGCTCTCTTATTGGTCAGGGGATGTTTGGTGACGCAAATGACGTCGCATTAATATTGGTTACCGCGATTCCCTTAACAATATTTTATAAATTAAAAAACACTCCCGTACCTTATTACAAAATTATTCAGTGGGGTGTCATAGTTCTTCTCATTCTCGGCGTCGTAATGACCAAATCCCGGGGAGGTCTTCTGGGCCTTTTGGCCGTCGTTTTTTTTATGGCTATGAAAGGCAAAAACAAAGCAATCGGATTGGTAGTATTTTTAGTTGTAATCGCGCTAATACTTATGTTGCTGCCTTCTGAATTTACCGATCGATATTCAACAATCGGTACTTATAATCAGGATGCCTCAGCGATGGGCCGAATATATGCCTGGCAGGCAGGCATAAATATGATGATAGCACGACCGGTTACCGGAGTAGGAGTAGGATGTTTTGAAACGGCCTTTGGATTGGCCTTCCGACCGGCCGGATTCGGGGCCGCCAAATGGCAGGCGCCACATAATACGCTTATTCAAGTTGGCGGTGAAACCGGATTGATTGGATTGGCAATTTTTATGTATTTATACTTGTATTGCTTAATGCTGATGAGACGATTACAGCCGGCCGGTACGGATGAGCAGAAGAAAAAGATAACTTTGATAAAAGACGCCATTTTTACAGGCCTGATTGGCTTTGGCGTCAGCGCGTTTTTTCTCACCCAGGCCTTTAATTACATGCTTTACTTCTTGATCGCGTCAACGGCGAGCCTAACGGCAATAAATAGTCAATTAATGAAAACAACCGATAATAATAAGATAGAGAATACTCATGCATCGGAACTCAAGAGGCTAAACTAA
- a CDS encoding FemAB family XrtA/PEP-CTERM system-associated protein, with amino-acid sequence MNAGSVEINTTTVRRVRNDDGQRWNEYAEQNPYCTYCHQWEWQAVFQNSFKAMPYYYLAEHDNKIVGIFPNIYMKSVLFGRYMISLPWLDYGGPVADSAEIAELLISNAGNEARDLGCQFLEMRAVGMHLPNLTEKLDKREFHLDLTGGQDKVWASFDAKARNQVRKAEKSGLIVCFGKTDLLDEFYRIFSRNMRDLGTPVWPKSLFAEIFNHFGDTSEIALVRMDNEPIAAALLLHYRKYSTVPSASARREFLKYCPNNIMYWEIIKRCIEKGSKVFDFGRSSEGAGTYRFKKQWVKNPKEQVWQYQLYAKDSLPELNPNNPKFKLLIGIWRKLPVPIANLIGPKIVTKLP; translated from the coding sequence ATGAACGCCGGTTCTGTTGAAATAAATACGACCACGGTTCGGCGGGTGAGAAACGATGATGGCCAGCGCTGGAATGAGTATGCCGAACAAAATCCGTACTGTACCTATTGTCATCAATGGGAATGGCAGGCTGTTTTTCAAAACTCATTCAAAGCAATGCCCTACTATTATCTGGCAGAACACGATAATAAAATCGTCGGGATTTTTCCCAATATCTATATGAAGAGCGTGCTTTTTGGCCGTTATATGATTTCCCTGCCATGGCTGGATTATGGCGGGCCGGTCGCCGATTCGGCGGAAATTGCCGAGCTATTAATTTCAAATGCCGGCAATGAGGCGCGTGATTTGGGATGTCAGTTTTTAGAAATGCGAGCCGTCGGCATGCATCTACCAAATTTAACAGAGAAACTTGATAAGAGGGAATTTCATCTTGATTTAACGGGGGGGCAAGACAAAGTCTGGGCATCATTCGATGCCAAGGCCCGCAATCAGGTTAGAAAAGCTGAAAAATCAGGACTTATCGTATGTTTTGGTAAAACTGATTTGCTTGATGAATTCTACAGGATATTCTCCCGTAATATGAGAGATCTGGGAACACCAGTCTGGCCCAAAAGTCTATTCGCCGAGATTTTTAATCATTTTGGAGATACTTCTGAAATCGCCCTGGTCAGGATGGACAACGAACCGATTGCCGCGGCGTTGCTTCTTCATTATCGGAAATATTCAACGGTACCGTCGGCATCGGCCCGCCGTGAGTTTTTGAAATATTGCCCCAACAATATCATGTACTGGGAAATAATCAAGCGATGTATAGAAAAAGGCTCGAAAGTTTTTGACTTTGGCCGTAGCAGTGAAGGCGCTGGAACCTATCGGTTTAAAAAGCAATGGGTGAAAAATCCCAAAGAGCAAGTCTGGCAATATCAGCTCTATGCCAAAGACTCTCTTCCGGAATTAAATCCGAATAATCCAAAATTTAAACTGCTTATTGGAATATGGCGAAAATTGCCGGTGCCTATAGCGAATCTTATAGGCCCTAAAATCGTAACCAAGCTTCCTTAA
- a CDS encoding aminotransferase class V-fold PLP-dependent enzyme, whose amino-acid sequence MFNTLPPTGVPIDKLVIDGNASSADSSFAEMISVRLGGETFLTNSGRTALYLLLTSLKKIYPDRNEIIIPDYTCWSVPSAIMKAGLKVKPVDIELNTLSIDPDILVNSIGEKTCAVIVTHLLGIPGAVERIEEICKNKGVALIDDAAQAFGAKVKSREVGSFGDALVLSFGRGKCITTLHGGAVVVRNKELLREFEIHYSNLPEEEYSDKSDRFQLKVYQKLFNRRYYWIPDNMPFLKIGETIYDPDFPVNKMPDKRTRRGQIMMERLDQINEDRIKISNKYRAVLSGINGIMLPETPINDEPCYLRMPVLIYDNIKREKILKKGHPLGISGMYPGTVSAIPELSSDMTRDSYCPIAEKVADALITLPTHFGVTDRDIDNIAILLESANKLKSN is encoded by the coding sequence ATGTTTAACACTTTGCCCCCGACCGGCGTACCGATTGACAAACTCGTTATAGACGGGAACGCTTCTTCAGCAGATTCGAGTTTTGCCGAAATGATTTCCGTTAGATTAGGCGGCGAAACATTTTTAACGAATTCGGGCCGGACGGCTTTGTATTTATTGTTAACGTCTCTGAAGAAAATTTATCCGGATAGAAACGAAATCATTATCCCTGACTACACTTGCTGGTCGGTACCGTCAGCGATAATGAAGGCCGGTTTGAAAGTCAAGCCGGTTGATATTGAATTAAATACTTTGAGCATAGATCCCGATATCCTTGTGAATTCAATCGGCGAGAAAACCTGTGCCGTGATCGTAACACACCTCCTGGGTATCCCCGGAGCAGTAGAGAGAATTGAGGAGATTTGCAAAAACAAGGGAGTAGCGCTTATCGACGATGCCGCTCAGGCTTTTGGGGCAAAAGTAAAATCTCGGGAAGTAGGGTCGTTTGGCGATGCCCTGGTCTTGAGTTTTGGGCGAGGCAAATGCATCACGACGCTTCATGGCGGAGCGGTCGTAGTGAGAAATAAAGAATTACTCAGGGAATTTGAAATTCATTATTCCAATCTGCCGGAAGAAGAATATTCGGATAAAAGTGACCGGTTTCAATTGAAGGTATATCAAAAATTATTCAATCGCCGTTATTACTGGATACCGGATAATATGCCGTTTCTAAAAATCGGCGAGACAATTTATGATCCTGATTTTCCCGTTAATAAAATGCCGGATAAAAGGACCCGGCGGGGCCAAATAATGATGGAAAGACTCGATCAGATTAATGAAGATCGCATAAAAATCTCTAATAAATACAGGGCGGTTTTAAGTGGAATAAATGGTATAATGCTCCCGGAAACCCCGATAAATGACGAGCCATGTTATCTAAGGATGCCTGTCCTGATTTACGATAATATAAAAAGAGAGAAAATTTTGAAAAAAGGCCACCCGTTGGGGATTTCCGGCATGTACCCGGGAACGGTTAGCGCCATACCGGAACTATCGTCAGATATGACCAGAGATAGTTATTGTCCCATTGCTGAGAAAGTGGCGGATGCCTTGATTACATTGCCAACGCATTTTGGAGTTACCGATAGGGATATAGATAACATCGCCATTCTATTGGAATCGGCGAATAAATTAAAGAGTAATTAA
- a CDS encoding glycosyltransferase, translating to MENNGNRQNDALVCYAEDWGRLPSSTQHLMRKLSSNHTILWVDSLGLRVPSVSKGDVGRIFSKIGKFFAGVKEVEPNIFVLSPLVIPLFKYSLIRWINRQILKFNIQRYLRKNNIASIIQWSSCPTAAIMLDALGEKANVYYIGDEFSEFTQFDKDLVASLERLLLIQSDLLLVVSDRLVETKSKYNPSIYKLPHGCDYEHFAQTERLTESDIPGDLRTIKKSVIGYYGLIRDWFDFEMLKDIFSRHPEWSLVLIGPCDTDTSLIDNLPNVHLLGPKPYEELPNYLKGFDVCIIPYRISEITINANPLKLLEYMASGKPVITTDLPSVHSYSEGLTIAKSAGDMESGIENLLSGQTDEIKSKQVKIARENSWTNRAEKIESLLEEKVHPIYRKPNRPVIMHVIAAMEIAGAEKVLLNLIDRKDNCPYEMRVTSFVRGSDGTGTKFLKSVFATDTTVDRIPMCRRWDLRDVKALMRIIKRQKVSLLHTHGYKSDIVGVLASKLTGVPIVATSHGFTSADEKLKRNEKIDRFILRFAHKIICVSKGVYDSLVFSGIDKDKLILIPNAIDFEYFSKPPDKNFRESWGVASDEIIIGTAGRLSLEKAHTDLVKGLAIIPEDMRNRCRLVIAGDGPEKEKILEAAKENGVADKLIMAGYVNDMRSFFNSIDVFCLSSLAEGTPLTALEAAASGLPLVMTSVGGSTALINDGVDGFLIEPSAPNQLADALSKLIDDEKLRNQFAREGRDKLKSEYDIVNWSEKFFDIYRGILR from the coding sequence GTGGAAAACAACGGAAATCGCCAAAATGATGCCTTAGTATGCTACGCCGAAGATTGGGGGCGGCTCCCGTCATCGACGCAGCATTTGATGCGAAAATTGTCATCCAATCATACTATTCTTTGGGTTGATAGTCTCGGTTTGCGTGTTCCATCAGTATCTAAAGGCGATGTCGGCCGGATTTTCTCAAAGATTGGCAAATTTTTCGCCGGAGTTAAGGAAGTTGAACCGAATATATTTGTTCTCTCGCCTCTGGTCATTCCGCTTTTCAAATATTCCCTGATTCGGTGGATTAACCGCCAGATTCTCAAATTTAATATCCAACGATATTTAAGGAAAAATAATATAGCCTCGATTATCCAGTGGTCGTCCTGTCCGACCGCGGCGATTATGCTCGATGCCCTGGGTGAAAAAGCAAATGTTTATTACATCGGGGATGAGTTTTCGGAATTTACGCAGTTCGATAAAGATTTGGTCGCTTCGCTGGAACGGCTTCTTTTGATTCAATCCGATCTGCTTCTTGTGGTTTCCGACCGGCTGGTGGAAACCAAATCGAAATATAATCCGTCGATATATAAACTACCGCATGGATGCGATTATGAACATTTCGCGCAAACCGAAAGGTTAACCGAATCAGATATCCCCGGTGATTTGCGCACAATAAAGAAATCCGTTATCGGCTATTACGGTTTGATACGGGACTGGTTCGATTTTGAGATGCTCAAAGATATTTTTTCCCGGCATCCGGAATGGTCGCTGGTTCTTATCGGTCCTTGCGATACCGATACCTCGCTTATTGATAATCTTCCCAATGTTCATCTATTGGGTCCAAAACCGTATGAGGAATTGCCCAACTATCTGAAAGGCTTTGACGTCTGTATCATCCCATATAGAATCAGCGAAATAACGATAAACGCTAATCCGCTTAAACTTCTTGAGTATATGGCTTCCGGCAAACCGGTGATAACGACCGATCTTCCTTCGGTGCATTCATATTCCGAGGGCTTGACAATCGCCAAATCAGCCGGTGATATGGAATCAGGGATTGAAAATCTTTTGTCAGGTCAAACGGATGAGATAAAATCAAAACAGGTTAAGATCGCGCGAGAAAATTCCTGGACAAATCGCGCCGAGAAAATAGAGAGTCTTCTCGAAGAAAAAGTTCATCCGATATATCGAAAACCGAATCGTCCGGTAATCATGCACGTTATTGCCGCGATGGAAATCGCCGGAGCCGAAAAAGTACTTTTAAATTTGATTGACAGAAAAGACAATTGTCCGTACGAAATGCGAGTGACTTCATTTGTCCGGGGATCTGACGGAACCGGAACCAAATTTCTGAAATCTGTGTTCGCGACTGATACGACCGTTGATCGGATTCCGATGTGTCGCCGCTGGGATTTACGGGATGTGAAGGCATTGATGCGAATTATAAAGCGGCAAAAAGTCAGTCTCTTACATACTCACGGTTACAAGAGTGATATCGTGGGAGTTTTGGCGTCTAAATTAACCGGCGTGCCCATTGTCGCTACATCACATGGTTTTACATCTGCCGATGAAAAGTTGAAAAGAAACGAAAAAATCGATCGATTCATATTACGATTCGCCCATAAAATCATTTGCGTTTCGAAAGGGGTTTACGATTCACTGGTCTTTTCGGGAATTGATAAAGATAAATTGATATTAATACCCAATGCGATTGATTTTGAATATTTTTCAAAACCGCCTGATAAAAATTTTCGTGAAAGCTGGGGCGTGGCATCGGATGAGATTATAATCGGCACTGCCGGTCGATTGTCTCTGGAAAAGGCGCATACCGATCTTGTCAAAGGGCTGGCAATAATACCAGAAGATATGCGGAATAGATGTCGCCTGGTAATCGCCGGAGACGGACCGGAAAAGGAAAAGATTCTTGAAGCCGCCAAAGAAAATGGAGTCGCTGATAAACTTATCATGGCCGGGTATGTAAATGATATGCGGTCGTTCTTTAATTCAATCGACGTATTTTGCCTGTCTTCTCTGGCCGAAGGCACTCCCTTGACCGCGCTGGAAGCGGCGGCTTCAGGATTGCCCCTGGTTATGACTTCCGTTGGCGGAAGTACGGCCTTGATAAATGACGGTGTAGATGGTTTTCTGATTGAGCCGTCAGCGCCGAATCAATTGGCGGATGCATTAAGTAAGCTGATTGATGATGAAAAGCTGAGAAATCAATTCGCGCGGGAAGGGCGAGATAAGCTCAAATCGGAATACGATATTGTCAACTGGTCGGAAAAGTTTTTTGATATTTATCGGGGAATATTGAGATAA